One Streptomyces lincolnensis genomic region harbors:
- a CDS encoding NCS2 family permease encodes MATGMLDRYFKISERGSTLPREIRGGFATFFAMAYIIVLNPIILGSAKDMYGHQLDNGQLVTATAVTAAFTTLLMGVVGNVPIALAAGLGVNSVVALQLAPRMSWPDAMGMVVLAGFIVMLLVATGLRERVMNAVPYGLRKAISIGIGLFIMLIGLVDSGFVSRIPDVAQTTVPLQLGGDGHLNGWPVLVFVLGALLTLALIVRKVSGAILISIVTMTVLAVVINAVATVPSWGLTTPKWPGNPVASPDFGLLGEVSLFGGFDKVGVLTGVLFVFTVLLSCFFDAMGTIMGVSDEARLTDAQGQMPGINKVLFVDGLAVAAGGASSSSATTAFVESTAGVGEGARTGFANVVTGGLFTVALFLTPIATMVPSQAATPALLAVGFLILAGSVREIDWADHTIAVPAFVTMVMMPFTYSITNGIGMGFITFVVLRLAAGRGREVPVAMYVVAAVFGFYYLMPALGLT; translated from the coding sequence ATGGCCACCGGCATGCTCGACCGCTACTTCAAGATCTCCGAGCGGGGCAGCACACTGCCGCGGGAGATCCGTGGCGGCTTCGCCACCTTCTTCGCGATGGCCTACATCATCGTGCTGAACCCGATCATCCTCGGCAGCGCGAAGGACATGTACGGGCACCAGCTCGACAACGGGCAGCTCGTCACGGCGACCGCCGTGACCGCGGCGTTCACCACGCTCCTCATGGGTGTCGTCGGCAACGTGCCGATCGCGCTCGCGGCCGGACTGGGCGTGAACTCGGTCGTCGCGCTCCAGCTCGCGCCCCGGATGTCCTGGCCGGACGCCATGGGCATGGTCGTCCTGGCCGGTTTCATCGTGATGCTGCTGGTCGCCACCGGCCTGCGCGAGCGCGTGATGAACGCGGTGCCCTACGGGCTGCGCAAGGCGATCTCCATCGGTATCGGCCTGTTCATCATGCTGATCGGCCTCGTCGACTCCGGCTTCGTCTCCCGGATCCCCGACGTGGCCCAGACCACCGTCCCGCTCCAGCTCGGCGGCGACGGTCATCTCAACGGCTGGCCCGTCCTCGTCTTCGTCCTGGGCGCCCTGCTGACCCTCGCCCTCATCGTCCGCAAGGTCTCCGGCGCGATCCTGATCTCGATCGTCACGATGACGGTCCTCGCGGTGGTCATCAACGCGGTCGCCACCGTGCCGAGCTGGGGCCTGACCACCCCCAAGTGGCCCGGCAACCCCGTCGCCAGTCCGGACTTCGGCCTGCTCGGCGAGGTCAGTCTGTTCGGCGGCTTCGACAAGGTCGGTGTCCTGACCGGCGTCCTGTTCGTCTTCACCGTGCTGCTGTCGTGCTTCTTCGACGCGATGGGCACGATCATGGGCGTCAGCGACGAGGCCAGGCTGACCGACGCCCAGGGCCAGATGCCCGGCATCAACAAGGTCCTCTTCGTCGACGGCCTCGCGGTCGCCGCGGGCGGCGCCAGCTCCTCCTCGGCCACCACCGCCTTCGTGGAGTCCACGGCCGGCGTCGGCGAGGGCGCCCGTACCGGCTTCGCCAACGTCGTCACGGGCGGTCTGTTCACCGTGGCGCTGTTCCTCACCCCGATCGCCACGATGGTGCCCTCCCAGGCGGCCACCCCGGCCCTGCTCGCGGTCGGCTTCCTGATCCTGGCGGGCTCGGTCCGGGAGATCGACTGGGCCGACCACACCATCGCCGTCCCGGCCTTCGTGACGATGGTGATGATGCCGTTCACCTACTCGATCACCAACGGCATCGGCATGGGCTTCATCACCTTCGTGGTGCTGCGCCTGGCGGCCGGCCGGGGACGGGAGGTCCCGGTGGCGATGTACGTGGTGGCGGCCGTGTTCGGGTTCTACTACCTGATGCCGGCGCTGGGCCTGACCTGA
- a CDS encoding DUF2530 domain-containing protein, with translation MAVFSSGPIKHEAPEPLEGPVVPTVVGGTILWFVLFLVQLPFYGWFEDRGTTWWVWTCLAGAGLGLIGIWYVRKREAAIKRAAAAEQAPAPAAE, from the coding sequence ATGGCCGTGTTCTCTTCGGGACCCATCAAGCACGAGGCACCGGAGCCCCTGGAGGGGCCCGTCGTCCCGACCGTCGTCGGCGGCACGATCCTCTGGTTCGTCCTCTTCCTGGTGCAGCTCCCCTTCTACGGCTGGTTCGAGGACCGCGGCACCACGTGGTGGGTGTGGACCTGCCTGGCCGGCGCCGGGCTCGGACTGATCGGCATCTGGTACGTCCGTAAGAGGGAAGCCGCGATCAAGCGGGCGGCCGCGGCCGAGCAGGCACCCGCCCCCGCCGCGGAGTGA
- a CDS encoding HAD-IC family P-type ATPase: MTHIDAGAELDPVHPAPVHAAPAGLSTAEVAQRVARGQVNDVPVRSSRSMVEIVRANVFTRFNAIIGVLWVIMLGVAPIQDSLFGFVILANTGIGIIQEWRAKKTLDSLAVIGEARPTVRRDGVAVEVSTSGIVLDDLIEIGPGDKAVVDGVVVEADGLEIDESLLTGEADPVVKQPGDQVMSGSFVVAGGGAFTATKVGREAYAAQLAEEASRFTLVHSELRSGISTILKYVTWMMVPTAIGLIISQLVVKDNDLKDSIARTVGGIVPMVPEGLVLLTSVAFAIGVIRLGRKQCLVQELPAIEGLARVDTVCLDKTGTLTEGGMDVTELRPLQGTDEAYVRKVLGALGESDPRPNASLKAIIDAYPDAEDWRCTESLPFSSARKYSGASFSEGNGESGTWLLGAPDVLLDADDPALAETERLNEQGLRVLLLARVDRDLGDPEVAVGAEPAALVVLEQRLRPDAADTLRYFAEQDVRAKVISGDNAVSVGAVASKLGLTGTTIDARRLPADRDRMATALDEGTVFGRVTPQQKRDMVGALQSHGHTVAMTGDGVNDVLALKDADIGVAMGSGSEATRAVAQIVLLNNSFATLPSVVAEGRRVIGNITRVATLFLVKTVYSVLLAILVVCWQVEYPFLPRHLTLLSTLTIGVPAFFLALAPNKERAKPHFVRRVMRYSIPGGVIAAVATFATYLIARHHYTGAGALDAETSAATLTLFLISMWVLAIIARPYTWWRIALVATMGLGFLLVLVVPWLQEFFALKLVGVTMPWIAVGIAVAAAAVLELSWKLVDRRFPA; encoded by the coding sequence ATGACGCACATCGACGCGGGCGCCGAACTCGACCCTGTGCACCCCGCCCCGGTCCACGCCGCCCCCGCCGGGCTGAGCACCGCCGAGGTCGCACAGCGGGTGGCGCGCGGGCAGGTCAACGACGTGCCGGTGCGCTCCAGCCGGTCCATGGTCGAGATCGTCCGCGCGAACGTCTTCACCCGGTTCAACGCGATCATCGGCGTGCTCTGGGTGATCATGCTGGGCGTCGCGCCGATCCAGGACAGCCTGTTCGGCTTCGTGATCCTCGCCAACACCGGCATCGGCATCATCCAGGAGTGGCGGGCGAAGAAGACCCTGGACTCCCTCGCCGTCATCGGGGAGGCCCGGCCCACCGTGCGGCGGGACGGTGTCGCGGTCGAGGTCAGCACCTCCGGGATCGTGCTGGACGACCTCATCGAGATCGGCCCCGGCGACAAGGCCGTGGTGGACGGGGTGGTCGTCGAGGCCGACGGGCTGGAGATCGACGAGTCCCTGCTCACCGGCGAGGCCGACCCCGTCGTCAAGCAGCCCGGCGACCAGGTCATGTCCGGCAGCTTCGTCGTCGCCGGCGGCGGCGCCTTCACGGCCACCAAGGTCGGCCGCGAGGCCTACGCCGCCCAGCTCGCCGAGGAGGCCTCCCGCTTCACGCTGGTCCACTCCGAGCTGCGCTCCGGCATCTCCACCATCCTCAAGTACGTCACCTGGATGATGGTCCCGACGGCGATCGGCCTGATCATCAGCCAGCTGGTCGTCAAGGACAACGACCTCAAGGACTCCATCGCCCGCACGGTCGGCGGCATCGTGCCGATGGTCCCCGAGGGGCTGGTGCTCCTGACCTCCGTCGCCTTCGCCATCGGCGTCATCCGGCTTGGCCGGAAACAGTGCCTGGTCCAGGAACTCCCGGCCATCGAGGGTCTCGCCCGCGTCGACACGGTCTGCCTCGACAAGACGGGCACGCTCACCGAGGGCGGCATGGACGTCACGGAGCTCAGGCCGTTGCAGGGCACCGACGAGGCGTACGTACGCAAGGTGCTGGGCGCCCTGGGCGAGTCCGACCCCCGGCCGAACGCCTCCCTGAAGGCCATCATCGACGCCTACCCGGACGCCGAGGACTGGCGCTGCACCGAGTCCCTGCCCTTCTCCTCCGCCCGCAAGTACAGCGGCGCCTCCTTCAGCGAGGGCAACGGCGAGTCCGGTACGTGGCTGCTCGGCGCCCCGGACGTCCTCCTCGACGCCGACGACCCCGCCCTCGCCGAGACCGAGCGGCTCAACGAGCAGGGCCTCAGGGTGCTGCTGCTGGCCCGCGTCGACCGTGACCTCGGCGATCCCGAGGTGGCCGTGGGCGCCGAGCCCGCCGCGCTCGTCGTACTGGAACAGCGGCTGCGGCCGGACGCGGCCGACACCCTGCGCTACTTCGCCGAGCAGGACGTCCGCGCCAAGGTCATCTCCGGTGACAACGCGGTGTCCGTCGGGGCGGTGGCCTCCAAGCTCGGGCTGACCGGCACCACGATCGACGCGCGCCGGCTCCCCGCCGACCGGGACCGGATGGCCACCGCGCTCGACGAGGGCACGGTCTTCGGGCGGGTCACCCCGCAGCAGAAGCGGGACATGGTGGGGGCGTTGCAGTCCCACGGGCACACCGTCGCGATGACCGGCGACGGCGTCAACGACGTCCTCGCGCTCAAGGACGCCGACATCGGGGTCGCGATGGGATCCGGCTCCGAGGCCACCCGGGCGGTCGCGCAGATCGTGCTGCTCAACAACAGCTTCGCGACGCTGCCGTCCGTCGTCGCCGAGGGCCGCCGGGTCATCGGCAACATCACCCGGGTGGCCACGCTCTTCCTGGTGAAGACCGTCTACTCGGTCCTGCTGGCCATCCTCGTGGTGTGCTGGCAGGTCGAATACCCCTTCCTGCCCCGCCACCTGACCCTGCTCTCCACCCTGACGATCGGCGTTCCGGCCTTCTTCCTCGCGCTCGCGCCCAACAAGGAACGCGCGAAACCGCACTTCGTGCGGCGGGTCATGCGGTACTCGATCCCGGGCGGGGTCATCGCCGCGGTCGCGACCTTCGCGACGTACCTGATCGCCCGTCACCACTACACGGGTGCGGGCGCCCTGGACGCCGAGACCAGCGCGGCCACGCTGACGCTGTTCCTGATCTCCATGTGGGTGCTGGCGATCATCGCGCGGCCGTACACCTGGTGGCGGATCGCGCTGGTGGCGACGATGGGCCTGGGCTTCCTGCTGGTCCTCGTCGTGCCCTGGCTCCAGGAGTTCTTCGCGCTGAAGCTGGTCGGGGTGACGATGCCGTGGATCGCCGTGGGCATCGCGGTGGCGGCGGCGGCCGTCCTGGAGCTCTCCTGGAAGTTGGTCGACCGCCGGTTCCCGGCGTAG
- a CDS encoding calcium-binding protein — MRMRATLGVVTGALALSALAVPAAQADEVHGDTKISNVVVNGGKPVVVGATGSKTFSVSFTVTDNSGVDWAQAILYHGANIDDADSGAVANSSDGRSSCAKVNATTATCKSSYTVEAGYELINKVAGSWKVWAIAAGNDADYVQKDNAKTFQVQRLSKLTVNAAPEPVKKGKTITVTGKLSRANWETGKYAGYASQPVKLQFRKKNASTYTTVKTIKTNSTGNLSTTVKASVDGYFRYSFAGTSTTPAANAAGDFVDVK, encoded by the coding sequence ATGCGTATGCGTGCCACCCTTGGCGTCGTGACCGGCGCTCTGGCCCTGTCCGCTCTCGCCGTCCCGGCGGCCCAGGCGGACGAGGTCCATGGGGACACGAAGATCTCCAACGTCGTGGTGAACGGGGGCAAGCCGGTCGTCGTCGGCGCCACCGGTTCGAAGACGTTCTCGGTCTCCTTCACGGTGACGGACAACTCCGGCGTCGACTGGGCGCAGGCGATCCTGTACCACGGTGCCAACATCGACGACGCCGACAGCGGCGCCGTCGCCAACAGCAGCGACGGCCGCTCGTCCTGCGCCAAGGTCAACGCCACGACCGCGACCTGCAAGTCGAGCTACACCGTCGAGGCGGGCTACGAGCTCATCAACAAGGTCGCCGGCTCCTGGAAGGTGTGGGCGATCGCCGCGGGCAACGACGCCGACTACGTCCAGAAGGACAACGCCAAGACCTTCCAGGTCCAGCGTCTGTCGAAGCTGACGGTCAACGCCGCGCCGGAGCCGGTGAAGAAGGGCAAGACCATCACCGTCACCGGCAAGCTGTCCCGCGCCAACTGGGAGACCGGCAAGTACGCGGGCTACGCGAGCCAGCCGGTGAAGCTCCAGTTCCGCAAGAAGAACGCCAGCACCTACACCACGGTCAAGACCATCAAGACCAACTCCACGGGCAACCTGAGCACCACCGTCAAGGCCTCCGTGGACGGCTACTTCCGCTACTCCTTCGCGGGCACCTCGACCACCCCGGCGGCCAACGCCGCGGGTGACTTCGTCGACGTGAAGTAA
- a CDS encoding sacsin N-terminal ATP-binding-like domain-containing protein, producing the protein MSKFVRPAAEGADPFGTARLRRGVLDAWATSPARFREDANAEEDLVLGGYRDRLVVELAQNAADAAARAGVPGRLRLTLREGVLVAANTGAPLDAAGVESLATLRASAKRDTHEGTIGRFGVGFAAVLSVTDEPAVVGRHGGVRWSLGEARVLAADVARHSPGLGDEIRRRDGHVPLLRLPFAAEGTAPDPYDTAVILPLRDPAAADLAERLLAAVDDALLLALPGLEEVVIETDTVRTLRRRTEGALTVVEDSRDGTTRWRCVAANGPLTPELLADRPVEERLRPHWSVTWAVPVDADGSPARPRTAPVVHAPTPSDEPLGVPALLIASFPLDTTRRHTAPGPLTDFLVQRAADAYAGLLADWRPVTAGIIDLVPGPLGKGELDGGLRAAILERLPRTAFLPPALPPSATGSEDGQDDEQDELPEALRPRDAEVVEGAGADTVRVLAEVLPTLLPAGLERRVELRTLGVARVPLTDAVDRLAGLEKAPEWWRRFYDSLAGVDPDRLSGLPVPLADGRTTIGPRQVLLPTAEGTRTDPEVLARLGLKVAHPDAAHPLLEKLGALPATPRAVLTTPQVRAAVAASLDDEGGLDWEQEAPDAEELADTVLALVRDAGLEPGDEPWLGALALPDEEGELAPAGELVLPGSPFHQVMREDELASVDAELAERWGEQPLAACGVLAGFTLVRATDIVLDPDELEPREGDFAEPDDAGLLDAVDVWCEDILDRFPDTPVPPVATELVAVRDLDLVDEDKWPQALALLSRPPLRDALVEPVRVLLPDGTHEVVRPYTAWWLRGNPVLDGRRPAGLLAAGGDPLLRGLYDEADATGFDDEQVLRALGVRTSVAALLDEPGGAAELLDRLADPDRQVTGAQLHALYGALADLDPEHVTLPDELRAVVDGRVEVVDASDAVVCDSPDLLPFTAGVPLLPVRPSRAAELADLFQVRRLSESVTASIDSEGTEHSVPEPVRLLLGPQTPSSYVEHEELIVDGVEIDWRVTNDGILHASTLEGVAAGLAWSAGQWPRRFEVAALLEDPSRTEELARDRWFD; encoded by the coding sequence GTGAGCAAGTTCGTGCGACCCGCCGCCGAAGGTGCGGACCCCTTCGGGACCGCCCGGCTACGCCGCGGGGTGCTGGACGCCTGGGCCACCAGCCCCGCCCGGTTCCGCGAGGACGCGAACGCCGAGGAGGACCTGGTCCTCGGCGGCTACCGGGACCGGCTCGTCGTCGAGCTCGCGCAGAACGCCGCCGACGCGGCGGCCCGGGCCGGAGTTCCGGGCCGGCTCCGCCTCACCCTGCGCGAAGGCGTCCTGGTCGCCGCCAACACCGGCGCCCCGCTGGACGCGGCCGGCGTCGAGTCGCTGGCCACACTGCGGGCATCGGCCAAGCGCGACACCCACGAAGGGACCATCGGCCGCTTCGGTGTCGGTTTCGCCGCCGTCCTCTCGGTCACCGACGAGCCCGCCGTCGTGGGCCGCCACGGCGGTGTCCGCTGGTCGCTCGGTGAGGCCCGGGTGCTGGCCGCCGACGTGGCCCGGCACAGCCCCGGCCTCGGGGACGAGATCCGCCGCCGGGACGGGCATGTCCCGCTGCTGCGGCTGCCGTTCGCCGCCGAGGGCACCGCCCCCGACCCCTACGACACGGCCGTCATCCTGCCGCTGCGCGACCCGGCCGCCGCCGACCTCGCCGAGCGCCTGCTGGCCGCCGTGGACGACGCCCTGCTGCTCGCCCTGCCCGGCCTCGAAGAGGTCGTGATCGAGACGGACACCGTGCGCACCCTGCGCCGCCGCACCGAGGGCGCCCTCACCGTCGTGGAGGACTCCCGCGACGGCACGACCCGCTGGCGCTGCGTCGCCGCGAACGGGCCGCTCACGCCCGAGCTGCTCGCCGACCGGCCCGTCGAGGAGCGGCTGAGGCCCCACTGGTCGGTCACCTGGGCCGTGCCCGTCGACGCCGACGGCAGCCCGGCCCGCCCCCGCACCGCCCCCGTCGTGCACGCCCCCACGCCCAGCGACGAGCCCCTCGGCGTGCCCGCCCTGCTCATCGCGTCCTTCCCGCTGGACACCACCCGACGGCACACCGCCCCCGGCCCGCTGACCGACTTCCTGGTGCAGCGCGCGGCGGACGCCTACGCCGGGCTCCTCGCCGACTGGCGGCCGGTGACCGCCGGGATCATCGACCTCGTGCCCGGCCCGCTGGGCAAGGGCGAACTGGACGGCGGGCTGCGGGCGGCGATCCTGGAGCGGCTGCCGCGTACGGCGTTTCTCCCTCCCGCCCTCCCGCCGTCCGCCACCGGGTCGGAGGACGGGCAGGACGATGAGCAGGACGAGCTGCCCGAGGCGCTGCGCCCCCGGGACGCCGAGGTGGTGGAGGGCGCGGGCGCGGACACCGTACGGGTGCTCGCCGAGGTGCTGCCCACGCTGCTGCCCGCCGGCCTGGAGCGCCGGGTGGAGCTGCGGACCCTCGGGGTCGCCCGGGTGCCGCTGACCGACGCCGTGGACCGGCTCGCGGGCCTGGAGAAGGCCCCGGAGTGGTGGCGGCGGTTCTACGACAGCCTCGCGGGCGTCGACCCGGACCGGCTGTCCGGGCTGCCGGTACCGCTGGCCGACGGGCGGACGACCATCGGCCCCCGGCAGGTGCTGCTGCCGACCGCCGAGGGCACCCGGACCGACCCCGAGGTCCTCGCCCGGCTCGGCCTCAAGGTCGCCCACCCGGACGCCGCCCACCCGCTCCTGGAGAAGCTCGGCGCGCTGCCCGCGACCCCGCGCGCGGTGCTCACCACCCCGCAGGTGCGCGCCGCCGTCGCGGCCTCCCTGGACGACGAGGGCGGCCTCGACTGGGAGCAGGAAGCGCCGGACGCGGAGGAACTGGCCGACACCGTCCTGGCGTTGGTCCGCGACGCGGGCCTGGAGCCCGGTGACGAGCCCTGGCTGGGCGCCCTCGCCCTGCCCGACGAGGAGGGAGAGCTCGCCCCCGCCGGTGAACTCGTCCTCCCCGGCAGCCCCTTCCACCAGGTCATGCGCGAGGACGAACTCGCGTCCGTGGACGCCGAGCTGGCCGAGCGGTGGGGCGAACAGCCGCTGGCCGCCTGTGGAGTCCTCGCCGGCTTCACCCTCGTCCGCGCCACCGACATCGTCCTCGACCCGGACGAACTGGAGCCCCGCGAGGGCGACTTCGCGGAACCCGACGACGCGGGTCTCCTCGACGCCGTGGACGTCTGGTGCGAGGACATCCTCGACCGCTTCCCCGACACGCCCGTCCCGCCGGTCGCCACGGAACTGGTCGCCGTGCGCGACCTCGACCTGGTGGACGAGGACAAGTGGCCCCAGGCCCTGGCGCTGCTGTCCCGGCCGCCCCTGCGCGACGCCCTCGTGGAGCCCGTCCGCGTCCTGCTCCCCGACGGCACCCACGAGGTCGTACGGCCCTACACGGCCTGGTGGCTGCGCGGCAACCCGGTCCTCGACGGCCGCCGCCCCGCCGGCCTCCTCGCCGCCGGCGGCGACCCTCTCCTGCGCGGCCTCTACGACGAGGCCGACGCGACCGGCTTCGACGACGAGCAGGTGTTGCGGGCGCTGGGCGTCCGGACGTCGGTCGCCGCGCTGCTGGACGAGCCGGGCGGAGCGGCGGAGCTGCTGGACCGGTTGGCCGACCCGGACCGCCAGGTCACGGGCGCCCAACTACACGCCCTCTACGGCGCGTTGGCCGACCTCGACCCCGAGCACGTCACCCTCCCCGACGAGCTGCGCGCGGTGGTCGACGGCCGTGTGGAGGTCGTCGACGCCTCCGACGCGGTGGTCTGCGACTCCCCCGACCTGCTGCCCTTCACCGCGGGCGTCCCCCTCCTCCCCGTACGCCCCTCCCGCGCCGCCGAGTTGGCCGACCTCTTCCAGGTCCGCCGCCTCAGCGAGTCCGTCACGGCCTCCATCGACTCGGAGGGCACGGAACACTCCGTACCGGAGCCGGTCCGGCTCCTGCTGGGCCCGCAGACCCCCTCCTCCTACGTCGAGCACGAGGAACTCATCGTGGACGGAGTGGAGATCGACTGGCGCGTCACGAACGACGGCATCCTGCACGCGTCCACGCTGGAGGGCGTGGCGGCGGGCCTCGCCTGGTCCGCGGGCCAGTGGCCCCGACGCTTCGAGGTCGCGGCGTTGTTGGAGGACCCGTCCCGCACGGAGGAACTGGCCCGGGACCGCTGGTTCGACTGA
- a CDS encoding ATP-binding protein, translating into MSGDIPEEAVTGGAAGNLPVPTRGFVGRRDELTLLDALLRPNGGNRVHRRQLVTLVGPGGVGKTRLALQAARRTRSAYPDGVWLVELSPLYNTGLTGPAVVGLAVMETLRLSDETTRSVLESLIAWAQGKRLLLVLDSCEHVLTDCAAVVESLLLAPDVHILATSRRRLGVPGEQCVEVEPLPVGTGRDDALALFADRAAAVRPGFTLDGTTRPVAAAVCRRLDGIPLAVELAAARLSTLTLRELHDRLGTRPEPEPLDLLSAQDDRAEPRHRTLRTTIGWSHELCAPLERLLWARLSVFAGGFGLDAAQEVCADGPLSARWVPALLDRLVEQSIVRRRGPNRYGMLDTVREYGAGWLRELGEEDGVRLRHRECYRRLAREACAEWNTRRQALWCARVRADHADFRAAVDWSLDRSEDQAAALEITGTVGFLWRYSGHTRDALPRLDRVLATGPAPMPDTGPASVPATDPAPGADLVRALWTRGAVALFQGDPDTDTWIRRCADAARRQDDPVFLTAATYIAGGHLVICGRPAEALDVLSTAERLPVRDDWLGAAQLSVLLSVSFAHLMRAEYAPARTVAEEVLEESARRGESWAGTTAAYMLAQADLGQGDIPSAIHNATRTLTGNRLMHDTTMVAVALDLLANAVAAAGDGHRAARLLGINEHVWDITGSTQLGSPALAAARRACEHRIRDTIGERAYEDAYAKGRSMSYEEGMAYATDAPTG; encoded by the coding sequence GTGTCAGGTGACATTCCCGAAGAAGCGGTGACGGGCGGGGCGGCCGGGAACCTGCCGGTCCCCACCCGTGGTTTCGTCGGGCGGCGGGACGAACTCACCCTGCTGGACGCCCTGTTGCGCCCGAACGGCGGAAACCGGGTCCATCGACGGCAGCTGGTGACCCTCGTCGGACCGGGCGGCGTCGGCAAGACCCGGCTGGCCCTCCAGGCGGCCCGGCGGACGCGGTCCGCGTACCCGGACGGCGTGTGGCTGGTGGAGCTGTCCCCGCTGTACAACACCGGTCTGACGGGCCCCGCCGTGGTGGGACTGGCCGTGATGGAGACGCTGCGGTTGTCCGACGAGACGACCCGCTCGGTGCTGGAGTCGCTGATCGCCTGGGCCCAGGGCAAGCGGCTGCTGCTGGTGCTGGACTCGTGCGAGCACGTCCTGACCGACTGCGCGGCCGTCGTCGAGAGTCTGCTCCTCGCCCCCGACGTGCACATCCTGGCCACCAGCCGCCGGCGCCTCGGGGTGCCCGGCGAGCAGTGCGTGGAGGTCGAGCCGCTGCCCGTGGGCACCGGACGGGACGACGCCCTGGCCCTGTTCGCCGACCGCGCGGCCGCCGTCCGCCCCGGCTTCACGCTCGACGGGACCACCCGGCCCGTCGCCGCCGCGGTCTGCCGCCGCCTCGACGGCATCCCGCTGGCCGTCGAGCTGGCCGCGGCCCGGCTCTCCACGCTGACGCTCCGGGAGCTGCACGACCGACTCGGCACGCGGCCCGAGCCCGAGCCCCTCGACCTGCTGAGCGCGCAGGACGACCGCGCCGAGCCCCGGCACCGGACCCTGCGCACCACCATCGGCTGGAGCCACGAGCTGTGCGCCCCGCTGGAACGCCTGCTGTGGGCCCGGCTGTCGGTGTTCGCCGGCGGCTTCGGCCTCGACGCCGCCCAGGAGGTGTGCGCCGACGGGCCGCTGTCCGCCCGCTGGGTCCCCGCCCTGCTCGACCGGCTCGTCGAGCAGTCCATCGTGCGGCGCCGGGGCCCGAACCGCTACGGGATGCTGGACACAGTGCGCGAGTACGGGGCCGGCTGGCTGCGGGAGTTGGGCGAGGAGGACGGCGTACGGCTGCGGCACCGCGAGTGCTACCGGCGGCTGGCCCGCGAGGCCTGCGCCGAGTGGAACACCCGCCGCCAGGCCCTGTGGTGCGCGCGTGTCCGCGCCGATCACGCCGACTTCCGGGCCGCGGTGGACTGGTCCCTGGACCGGAGCGAGGACCAAGCCGCCGCGCTGGAGATCACGGGCACGGTGGGCTTCCTGTGGCGCTACAGCGGGCACACGCGCGACGCGCTCCCCCGCCTCGACCGCGTGCTCGCCACCGGCCCTGCGCCCATGCCCGACACCGGTCCTGCGTCCGTGCCCGCCACCGACCCCGCGCCCGGGGCCGACCTCGTACGGGCCCTGTGGACACGCGGTGCCGTGGCCCTCTTCCAGGGGGACCCGGACACCGACACCTGGATCCGGCGCTGCGCCGACGCGGCACGGCGGCAGGACGACCCGGTGTTCCTCACCGCCGCCACGTACATCGCGGGGGGCCACCTCGTGATCTGTGGCCGGCCGGCCGAGGCGCTCGACGTCCTGTCCACCGCCGAGCGCCTGCCCGTCCGGGACGACTGGCTCGGAGCGGCCCAGCTCTCGGTGCTCCTCTCCGTGTCCTTCGCGCACCTGATGCGCGCCGAGTACGCACCGGCCCGCACGGTGGCCGAGGAGGTCCTGGAGGAGAGCGCCCGGCGCGGCGAGTCCTGGGCGGGCACGACAGCCGCCTACATGCTGGCGCAGGCGGACCTCGGCCAGGGCGACATCCCCTCGGCGATCCACAACGCCACCCGCACCCTCACCGGCAACAGGCTGATGCACGACACCACCATGGTGGCCGTCGCCCTCGACCTCCTGGCGAACGCCGTCGCCGCGGCGGGCGACGGCCACCGGGCCGCCCGGCTCCTCGGCATCAACGAGCACGTCTGGGACATCACCGGCAGCACCCAACTCGGCTCCCCCGCCCTCGCCGCCGCCCGCCGGGCCTGCGAACACCGCATCCGCGACACCATCGGCGAGCGGGCCTACGAGGACGCCTACGCGAAGGGGCGGAGCATGTCGTACGAGGAGGGGATGGCCTACGCGACCGACGCGCCGACGGGATGA